From Methanocella paludicola SANAE, a single genomic window includes:
- a CDS encoding YdeI/OmpD-associated family protein, translating into MRAEDSRLLYLADRKEWRQWLRENFKKEKEVWLIFPDKASGEPRLAYNDAVEEALCFGWIDSTVRSIDAHRAAQRFTPRNPKSSYSQANKERLRWLYRHGLLHPTIEEAVMDVINEGYVFPKDILEAIQKDETAWKNYRGFSDPYKRIRIAYIDSARKRPEEFTKRLDNFIRMTRKNKLIGYGGIEKYY; encoded by the coding sequence ATGCGTGCGGAGGATAGCAGGCTCCTGTACCTGGCGGACAGGAAGGAATGGCGCCAGTGGCTGAGGGAGAATTTTAAAAAAGAGAAAGAGGTCTGGCTCATTTTCCCTGATAAAGCTTCCGGCGAGCCGCGCCTGGCCTACAACGACGCGGTCGAAGAGGCGCTCTGCTTTGGGTGGATCGACAGCACGGTCCGCTCGATCGATGCGCATCGTGCGGCACAGCGATTCACGCCCAGAAACCCTAAAAGCAGCTACTCCCAGGCGAATAAGGAGAGACTGCGCTGGCTGTACCGGCATGGGCTGCTACATCCGACGATAGAAGAGGCCGTCATGGATGTCATCAACGAAGGCTATGTTTTTCCGAAGGATATTCTTGAAGCGATACAAAAGGACGAGACCGCCTGGAAGAACTATCGTGGATTTTCCGACCCATACAAGAGGATACGTATCGCCTACATCGATTCGGCCCGGAAGCGCCCCGAAGAGTTCACGAAGAGGCTGGACAATTTTATTCGCATGACACGGAAGAATAAGCTCATCGGGTATGGCGGGATCGAGAAGTACTATTAG
- a CDS encoding DUF6444 domain-containing protein — protein sequence MVLERDVLLGLCRNDPEAVVRIAEGQDARIRELEARLSELEARLGMNSGNSNMPPSMDVFAKPRSLRPRGERRVEGQVGHSGHTLLQVDDPDVVIIHTVDVCDGRGASLVNVPATIERRQVF from the coding sequence ATGGTGTTGGAGAGGGACGTGCTTCTCGGGTTATGTCGGAATGATCCGGAGGCGGTCGTTAGGATTGCTGAGGGGCAGGATGCAAGGATTAGGGAGCTTGAGGCCCGGCTTTCGGAGTTGGAGGCCCGGCTGGGCATGAACAGTGGGAATAGTAATATGCCCCCGTCCATGGACGTGTTCGCCAAGCCGAGGAGCCTCCGGCCCAGGGGGGAGAGGCGTGTGGAGGGCCAAGTGGGCCATTCTGGCCATACCCTCTTGCAGGTTGATGATCCCGACGTGGTCATTATTCATACCGTTGATGTTTGCGATGGGCGCGGAGCGTCTTTGGTGAACGTGCCCGCCACGATCGAGCGGAGGCAGGTCTTTTGA
- a CDS encoding nucleotide sugar dehydrogenase has translation MEELLTKINDRTATVGLIGLGYVGLPLAMAFSRKFNVIGYDTNLNIINTLKDGRSNIPDISDDEIKTYVNNSFYPTADYGELKKCDFIIICVPTPLTEGKEPDLSYIKSACETITKILRKGQCIILESTTYPGTTDDVVVPMLEKTGLKAMVDFGVAFSPERIDPGNKLFTVEKIPKIVGGVNEVCTEIAAQLYGSVIDKIIKVKDAKTAEAVKMVENIFRNVNIALVNELSLIFERMGIDAWEVISAASTKPYGYMAFYPGPGIGGHCIPLDPYYLSYQAKRYGFIPRFIETSGEINDFMMIHTINLAGKGLKKINKKIYGSTISIMGLSYKKNIPDTRESPSIKIIEELIRLGANVKIYDPYANSIRINDHNLDSEKDIMSAVKGSDCAIFMVDHDSFKRQRIGDLVKSMRSPVIVDCKNIFVNDNENVVYYGLGKDNK, from the coding sequence ATGGAAGAATTATTAACAAAGATCAATGATCGTACTGCTACGGTAGGGCTCATTGGGCTTGGTTATGTCGGGTTACCGCTCGCAATGGCCTTTTCCAGAAAATTTAACGTCATCGGATACGACACCAACTTAAATATTATTAATACCCTGAAAGATGGCAGGTCCAATATACCTGACATTTCCGACGACGAAATAAAAACTTACGTGAATAATTCGTTCTATCCGACGGCCGATTATGGCGAGTTGAAAAAGTGCGATTTTATTATAATATGCGTTCCAACGCCATTGACCGAAGGAAAAGAGCCCGATCTAAGCTATATAAAAAGCGCCTGTGAAACAATAACTAAGATACTGCGAAAAGGCCAGTGCATCATCTTAGAAAGTACTACGTATCCCGGCACAACGGACGATGTCGTCGTCCCGATGCTTGAAAAAACAGGCCTGAAGGCCATGGTCGATTTTGGGGTAGCGTTCTCGCCTGAGAGAATAGACCCCGGTAATAAGCTATTTACCGTTGAAAAAATACCGAAAATCGTTGGCGGCGTAAATGAAGTATGTACGGAAATAGCCGCACAATTGTATGGGAGTGTTATCGATAAAATAATCAAGGTCAAGGATGCCAAAACCGCAGAAGCTGTAAAAATGGTAGAAAATATCTTCAGGAACGTAAATATCGCCCTAGTCAACGAACTGTCCTTAATATTCGAAAGAATGGGCATCGATGCGTGGGAAGTCATAAGTGCGGCCTCGACTAAACCTTATGGCTACATGGCTTTTTATCCCGGTCCGGGCATTGGGGGCCATTGTATTCCACTGGACCCGTATTATTTGTCTTACCAGGCAAAAAGATACGGGTTCATACCGAGATTCATTGAAACTTCGGGCGAGATCAATGATTTCATGATGATCCATACGATAAATCTCGCAGGCAAAGGGCTTAAGAAAATCAATAAAAAAATATACGGCTCAACCATATCGATAATGGGATTATCCTACAAGAAAAATATCCCGGACACAAGGGAATCCCCTTCGATAAAGATTATAGAGGAACTAATCCGCCTTGGGGCAAATGTAAAAATATATGATCCCTACGCGAATTCAATTAGAATTAATGATCATAATTTAGATTCGGAAAAGGATATCATGAGCGCTGTTAAAGGTTCGGACTGCGCTATTTTCATGGTAGACCACGATAGTTTTAAACGCCAAAGGATAGGGGACCTTGTAAAATCCATGAGGTCGCCGGTGATCGTTGATTGTAAAAATATTTTCGTTAACGATAACGAAAATGTTGTTTATTATGGCCTAGGAAAGGATAATAAATAG
- a CDS encoding heparinase II/III family protein, translated as MSSANTALSKDFTRPDWGTYDSYDDGWISARGQYAMNLALAYQITKKTSYADKAKEALLNIDIARMPDSTVLMTPEGFKAIGLYSYCLAYDWVQPTLDPDSDRKIRDELAKLADSVYIDLNSSAADDGLNYKDNIYFYDFHGQAYPIMGIAGLTLNDFTNPDNLLLSSTPADWIKVGTDDFFVNDKLHDFGRSMISFGFDNSGQDLFGAYKSYYTDDLVLWAQVYSHYYSRNMFDVYPIAKLALTSELWDSLPNYYGNDFVTNGNIKYDYHRGIINLLDANNRSFALNFDDYVDSSNTLPYSFVDNHIYYGTKPLPSALLYTVYGDYSSVQRKTPPWTSHLSPDSVYQVFRGSWDTDSDWLALITWNVFTGANRDMSHQDQLSFEYYGKGDLLLADGGEDINVLDHYQGRYEVYHNTIAIEDPRNPYPPSPWADSTARGIFKGYYYLNTTATINDLFSTPWMEAVNAGATIKDVANMVGSDADNMELSSPIEYERMVLYPHRDYFIVVDRMEGSQAWGYRNIFRPTSLSIVPSTGTSESQVGHVKGSLAIDNTPFNWLALPYKAETPTEITTNSFNWSTVNPYGNAVDLQVFTVPASEVLVTKHVGRIAGYTEQSEVFSPVVYFRSPPADNTYRVTALISSYPSDVHPAPIAIPVKGTGNAMQVTSKGYSDYVYTGKGDASFGNYSTDADTAFVREAPQPSEFTMINGSYLNLGNTLMAGTSEKADYLSLKRDGSDIKFTIKCDGDGQLTLGQIAPAFWYKVFKDGAEYPNWKLAENGAGMVINLGPGEHTYEIRGFP; from the coding sequence ATGAGCTCGGCCAATACAGCGCTTTCAAAGGACTTCACCCGCCCTGACTGGGGCACATACGATTCCTATGATGATGGATGGATCTCAGCGCGAGGCCAGTATGCGATGAACCTGGCCCTCGCCTACCAGATCACGAAAAAAACATCCTATGCCGATAAGGCAAAGGAAGCCTTGCTTAACATCGATATCGCGAGAATGCCTGATAGTACTGTCTTGATGACTCCCGAGGGCTTTAAGGCAATAGGCTTATACTCGTATTGTCTCGCCTATGACTGGGTACAGCCGACCCTTGACCCGGATAGCGATAGAAAAATAAGGGATGAACTGGCGAAGCTTGCCGACTCGGTCTATATTGACCTGAACTCCTCCGCGGCCGATGACGGGCTTAACTATAAGGACAATATCTATTTTTATGATTTCCATGGGCAGGCTTATCCGATCATGGGTATTGCAGGCCTGACCCTGAATGATTTTACGAATCCTGACAACCTGTTGCTCTCGTCTACACCTGCAGACTGGATAAAGGTGGGCACTGACGACTTCTTCGTAAACGACAAGCTTCATGATTTCGGCCGGTCTATGATAAGCTTCGGGTTCGACAACTCGGGGCAGGACCTCTTCGGAGCGTATAAGTCATATTATACCGACGACCTTGTTTTATGGGCACAGGTATACAGCCATTATTATAGCAGGAACATGTTCGACGTGTACCCCATAGCGAAGCTTGCGTTAACCAGTGAATTATGGGATTCCCTGCCCAACTATTATGGTAATGATTTCGTTACGAACGGCAACATAAAATACGATTACCACCGGGGGATCATCAACCTCCTCGATGCCAATAATCGCTCGTTTGCACTGAACTTTGACGACTATGTCGATAGCTCGAATACATTGCCATATTCATTCGTCGATAATCACATTTATTATGGTACCAAGCCTTTACCATCCGCTCTCCTGTATACCGTCTACGGGGACTATTCCTCGGTCCAGAGAAAGACTCCCCCCTGGACGAGCCATCTGAGCCCCGATTCCGTGTACCAGGTCTTCAGGGGTAGCTGGGATACGGATAGCGATTGGTTAGCCCTCATTACGTGGAATGTGTTCACAGGGGCGAACAGGGACATGTCGCATCAGGACCAGTTGAGCTTCGAGTACTATGGAAAAGGCGATCTATTATTAGCCGATGGCGGCGAGGATATAAACGTGCTCGACCATTACCAGGGACGCTATGAAGTATACCATAATACGATTGCCATCGAAGACCCTAGAAATCCATACCCTCCGTCCCCATGGGCCGATAGTACTGCTAGGGGAATATTCAAAGGCTATTATTATTTAAATACTACCGCTACGATCAATGACCTTTTCAGCACGCCCTGGATGGAAGCCGTGAATGCGGGAGCGACGATAAAGGATGTGGCTAACATGGTGGGCAGTGATGCCGATAATATGGAACTCTCTTCTCCCATCGAATATGAAAGGATGGTATTATACCCCCATAGAGACTATTTCATCGTGGTAGACCGGATGGAAGGCAGCCAGGCCTGGGGCTACCGGAATATATTCCGGCCGACGAGCCTGAGCATCGTGCCATCCACCGGCACCTCCGAGAGCCAGGTAGGCCATGTGAAGGGCAGCCTCGCCATCGATAATACGCCCTTTAACTGGCTAGCGTTACCGTATAAGGCGGAGACGCCAACGGAAATTACTACGAATTCGTTTAACTGGAGTACCGTTAACCCGTATGGTAATGCCGTCGATCTACAGGTTTTCACAGTTCCTGCCAGCGAAGTGTTGGTGACGAAGCATGTAGGCCGGATCGCCGGCTATACCGAACAATCAGAGGTCTTCTCGCCCGTGGTCTACTTCAGGTCGCCGCCTGCCGATAACACGTATAGGGTGACGGCCCTGATCTCCAGCTACCCATCGGATGTTCATCCGGCTCCGATCGCCATACCTGTAAAGGGCACCGGTAATGCCATGCAGGTCACGTCGAAAGGCTATAGCGATTACGTCTACACCGGAAAGGGCGACGCGTCCTTCGGGAACTATTCCACGGATGCGGACACGGCCTTCGTCCGGGAGGCTCCTCAGCCCTCCGAATTTACAATGATCAACGGCTCATACCTAAACCTTGGCAACACGTTGATGGCGGGCACATCGGAAAAAGCCGATTACCTGTCTTTGAAAAGGGACGGCAGCGACATCAAATTTACCATAAAGTGTGACGGGGATGGCCAGCTTACCCTGGGGCAAATAGCCCCGGCGTTTTGGTATAAGGTCTTTAAGGATGGCGCGGAGTACCCGAACTGGAAGCTCGCCGAAAATGGTGCAGGGATGGTCATAAACCTCGGGCCTGGCGAGCATACCTATGAAATACGGGGCTTCCCATAG
- a CDS encoding CxxC-x17-CxxC domain-containing protein, whose translation MRDSGFRGRRNFGGPREMHKATCSDCGKECEVPFQPTEGRPVYCQDCLPKHRKPRF comes from the coding sequence ATGAGAGACAGTGGATTTAGGGGTCGCCGGAACTTCGGAGGCCCAAGAGAAATGCACAAGGCAACTTGTTCTGATTGCGGTAAAGAATGCGAAGTACCCTTCCAGCCCACCGAGGGCCGCCCGGTATATTGCCAGGACTGCCTTCCCAAGCACAGGAAGCCCAGGTTCTAA
- a CDS encoding IS66 family transposase, with the protein MVPYDRISELFNDLFDRPVGKGTLVGMVESCHTGLEGFEGVLKGLLKGVGVLYTDETGFRVCGKRQWIHVLCTRYLTWYGHHKHRGSGATIEQGILPVFKGVLVHDFWKPYFKYGCGHVLCNAHLLRELRGVSEAFGQEWGWGMSGLLHEVKARVDAARASSQPLDGKAIADYESRYTELIGLGLWENTGEPERVGKRGPGTQSKRECKFFC; encoded by the coding sequence TTGGTCCCGTACGACCGGATTAGTGAGTTGTTCAATGACCTGTTCGATCGCCCCGTGGGTAAAGGGACGCTCGTGGGGATGGTGGAATCCTGCCACACGGGGCTTGAAGGCTTCGAAGGCGTGTTGAAAGGACTCTTGAAGGGCGTGGGGGTGCTTTACACGGACGAGACGGGGTTTCGGGTATGCGGCAAGAGGCAGTGGATCCACGTGCTATGCACCAGGTACCTCACCTGGTACGGACACCATAAGCATCGGGGTTCGGGGGCAACTATAGAGCAGGGGATACTGCCAGTGTTTAAAGGCGTCTTGGTCCATGATTTCTGGAAGCCCTACTTCAAGTACGGGTGCGGGCACGTCTTATGCAACGCCCACCTGCTTCGGGAACTCCGGGGAGTCTCGGAGGCCTTCGGCCAGGAATGGGGCTGGGGGATGAGCGGGTTATTGCATGAGGTAAAAGCTAGGGTGGACGCGGCCCGGGCCTCATCTCAACCGTTGGATGGTAAGGCCATCGCGGATTATGAGTCAAGGTACACGGAGCTTATCGGGTTGGGCTTATGGGAAAACACGGGGGAGCCCGAACGTGTGGGCAAACGGGGCCCCGGAACGCAGTCAAAACGAGAGTGTAAATTTTTTTGTTGA
- a CDS encoding DUF362 domain-containing protein, which yields MKIAIIKDDKLDYCHSAPFHPSVSYPEYPFQDTGTKNECYDRVRELFYRLGMDIDNYGRPDWNPLGTIIRPGDNVFIKPNLVSHFKPKGGEEALVTQGSVIRAVLDYANIALRGTGTLTIGDAPYINTDFSKVVQDTSLNEIAEYYAQNAGIKLKILDLRLEKGELRSGRIKKRHLEGDPRGYAFVDLKHDSEHSRAGDYEKLRIAYYDRHQMAEHHNSGKNEYLIANSILEADVILNVPKLKTHSKTAFSCALKNMVGINGCKDMVPHHKAGSIADGGDEYLHKDPLIDLSSRIKDEIPTTANLYKIYLLRGIYSLLFISRLLQPAKNMYHVGSWYGNETLPRTITDLNKIIFYADRSGVMCDTPQRRIFTVVDGIVAGEREGPMENQAKKCGVLVAGYNPVDVDIVCSMIMGFDHNKIPMIKYALHPIKYPLTQGDASDIEVLSEKCNLFPLVYTAYNCHIEPPSGWKGHIEYEDQMGAKYGRSEAGADTRPINI from the coding sequence ATGAAAATCGCAATCATAAAGGACGATAAGCTGGATTATTGCCATAGTGCGCCGTTTCACCCGTCCGTGAGCTATCCCGAGTATCCCTTTCAGGACACCGGTACGAAAAACGAATGCTATGACCGTGTCCGGGAGCTGTTCTACCGGCTTGGCATGGATATCGATAACTATGGCAGGCCAGACTGGAACCCCCTCGGCACGATCATCCGGCCGGGAGACAACGTTTTTATTAAACCCAATCTTGTCAGCCACTTCAAGCCCAAAGGCGGCGAGGAAGCGCTGGTCACGCAGGGCTCCGTGATCCGGGCGGTCCTGGACTATGCAAATATCGCATTGAGGGGGACGGGAACCCTGACCATCGGGGATGCGCCTTATATAAACACGGATTTCTCTAAAGTGGTACAAGATACCAGCCTGAACGAGATCGCAGAATATTACGCGCAAAACGCCGGTATCAAGTTGAAGATCCTGGACCTGAGGCTGGAAAAAGGCGAGCTCCGGAGCGGGAGAATTAAAAAGCGGCATCTCGAAGGCGACCCCCGGGGATATGCCTTCGTCGACCTTAAGCACGACTCGGAACATTCAAGGGCCGGAGACTATGAAAAACTCCGGATCGCTTACTACGACCGGCACCAAATGGCGGAGCACCATAATAGCGGGAAAAACGAATATTTAATCGCCAACAGCATTCTTGAAGCCGACGTCATCCTCAACGTCCCTAAGCTCAAGACCCATTCGAAGACCGCCTTTAGCTGCGCCTTAAAGAACATGGTGGGCATTAATGGCTGTAAGGACATGGTCCCCCATCACAAGGCTGGATCGATAGCGGACGGCGGCGACGAATACCTACATAAAGACCCCCTGATTGACCTCTCTAGTAGGATCAAGGACGAGATACCGACGACCGCCAATCTATATAAGATATACCTGCTCCGGGGCATCTATTCTTTGCTATTTATCTCCCGGCTCTTGCAACCGGCTAAAAACATGTATCACGTGGGGAGCTGGTATGGGAATGAGACGCTCCCCCGGACAATTACTGACCTGAACAAGATCATCTTCTATGCCGACCGGAGCGGGGTAATGTGCGATACACCGCAGAGAAGGATCTTCACGGTTGTGGACGGTATTGTCGCGGGTGAAAGGGAGGGGCCGATGGAGAACCAGGCAAAAAAATGCGGTGTTCTAGTCGCAGGGTATAATCCAGTTGACGTGGACATCGTTTGCAGCATGATCATGGGCTTCGATCATAATAAGATACCCATGATTAAATACGCCCTGCACCCCATTAAATATCCTTTAACCCAGGGCGACGCGAGCGATATTGAGGTCTTGTCCGAAAAATGTAATCTATTTCCTTTGGTCTATACTGCCTATAACTGCCATATAGAGCCCCCTAGCGGCTGGAAAGGGCATATCGAATATGAGGATCAAATGGGCGCTAAATACGGCCGGAGCGAGGCTGGGGCAGATACCAGGCCGATCAACATATAA
- a CDS encoding YkgJ family cysteine cluster protein, protein MSGCVQCGLCCKKYGMRLEASALDIARWRLDRRDDILAHVGIDFVDGEVSGGRLWVDEAGNRVKQCPFLELRADNKYYCGIHESKPEVCTWHYCEKYF, encoded by the coding sequence ATGAGCGGATGCGTCCAGTGCGGCTTGTGCTGTAAGAAGTACGGTATGAGGCTCGAGGCCTCGGCGCTGGATATTGCCCGGTGGCGGCTCGACCGCAGGGACGATATTTTGGCTCACGTAGGCATCGACTTCGTCGACGGGGAAGTCTCGGGCGGGCGTCTCTGGGTGGATGAGGCCGGTAACCGTGTTAAGCAGTGCCCGTTCCTCGAATTGAGGGCCGATAACAAGTACTATTGCGGCATCCATGAGTCGAAGCCTGAGGTTTGTACCTGGCACTATTGTGAAAAATATTTTTAA
- a CDS encoding DUF1616 domain-containing protein, whose translation MYEQDISYEKKQAYNGPGKEALGLDLAFILGFNILMLACIYLPILNETMIRPIAGTIMVLFIPGYSLAAALYPGKADIDTVERIALSFGLNLGIMPIAVLLANFTPWGIHLGPIVAILTILTILFILVAVMRRRRIPADERFSIDIGGAYQDLKRSLIFTDRKPQYLTFLVTSVIIIAICFTLAYFLLTPGRTDNFTEFYILGPGGRMKDYPTDFYLGSGQPIIVCIANHEHKTVDYSLVISVNGSANVIYSEQIPLGDNQTWEKTIMLRPRTTGSNMKMAFSLYDDGPSSTPYRECDLYVNVLPAASVSPPMWQQLLGESGEA comes from the coding sequence ATGTATGAACAAGATATCTCGTATGAAAAGAAGCAGGCGTACAATGGCCCAGGTAAAGAAGCCCTGGGCTTAGACCTGGCATTTATCCTCGGATTTAACATTTTGATGCTAGCCTGCATCTACCTCCCTATCCTTAATGAGACGATGATAAGGCCAATAGCGGGCACTATCATGGTCTTGTTCATCCCCGGCTATTCGCTCGCGGCCGCCCTCTATCCGGGAAAGGCTGATATCGATACCGTGGAAAGGATCGCCCTCTCGTTCGGGCTAAACCTTGGAATCATGCCCATAGCGGTGCTCCTCGCGAATTTTACGCCCTGGGGCATACACCTCGGGCCCATCGTCGCCATTCTCACAATCCTCACGATCTTATTCATTCTGGTTGCAGTTATGCGAAGGCGGAGGATTCCTGCCGACGAGAGGTTCTCGATCGACATCGGCGGGGCTTATCAGGATTTAAAAAGATCATTAATTTTTACGGACAGGAAGCCCCAGTATCTAACGTTCCTGGTAACATCGGTCATAATAATAGCCATATGTTTCACGCTGGCCTATTTCCTTCTTACGCCGGGGCGGACCGATAATTTCACGGAATTTTATATCCTCGGCCCCGGAGGGAGGATGAAAGATTATCCTACGGATTTTTACCTGGGCAGCGGGCAGCCCATCATCGTATGTATCGCGAACCATGAGCATAAAACCGTCGACTATAGCCTGGTCATTTCCGTCAACGGTAGTGCAAATGTCATTTACTCTGAACAGATCCCGCTAGGGGATAATCAGACCTGGGAGAAGACCATCATGTTGAGGCCCAGAACCACCGGGTCGAACATGAAAATGGCGTTCTCGCTCTACGATGACGGACCATCGTCCACTCCTTATCGGGAGTGCGACCTATACGTGAATGTTCTGCCCGCGGCGTCTGTGTCACCGCCCATGTGGCAGCAATTATTGGGCGAGTCCGGGGAAGCATGA
- a CDS encoding Glu/Leu/Phe/Val family dehydrogenase — MKDEDFYKSTLDIIGSSCELAGIEERYRTILSYPRRKLIVNYPVHMDDGGIRMITALRAQHNDALGPYKGGIRLGCSVTEEEVTALSMLMSIKCALLGLPYGGSKGGIIANHKALSKKELERVCRGYIRAIYPVIGPTLDVPAPDMNVSPEAIGWMLDEYERMVGHHQLDIITGKPVELGGIKGRTTAVAWGGIFVMEEVKRIHNCDCSTFAIQGFGNVGGSIAQILHEKGRRVVAVSDSTGGVYNESGLNIPALMYHKEETGSVKGFDKARDITNEELLEMDVDVLAPAAREGVITAANADKIHARSVLSLANGPVDMRASEILHDRDIIVIPDVLANGGGVVVSYFEWAQDREGYGWSGAKVSANLKDVMKKAFRSVNDASKDYKVDMYRAAYLVGIKNIVQAMKARSV, encoded by the coding sequence ATGAAAGATGAGGACTTTTATAAAAGTACGCTCGACATCATCGGGAGCTCCTGTGAGCTGGCGGGCATCGAGGAAAGATACAGGACCATACTCTCCTACCCGCGGCGCAAGCTCATCGTGAACTATCCCGTCCATATGGATGATGGTGGCATCAGGATGATCACGGCCCTCAGGGCCCAGCACAATGACGCGCTCGGCCCCTACAAGGGCGGCATACGCCTCGGCTGCAGCGTGACCGAGGAGGAGGTCACTGCGCTCTCCATGCTCATGTCCATCAAGTGCGCCCTGCTGGGGCTGCCATACGGCGGCTCAAAAGGCGGGATAATCGCCAACCATAAGGCCCTGTCTAAGAAAGAGCTGGAGCGCGTATGCCGGGGATATATCCGGGCCATCTACCCGGTTATAGGCCCCACGCTGGACGTCCCCGCGCCCGATATGAACGTCTCCCCCGAAGCTATCGGCTGGATGCTGGACGAGTACGAGCGCATGGTGGGCCACCACCAGCTTGACATCATCACCGGCAAGCCCGTCGAGCTCGGTGGCATCAAGGGCAGGACCACCGCGGTCGCCTGGGGCGGGATCTTCGTCATGGAGGAGGTAAAGCGCATCCATAACTGCGACTGCTCCACGTTCGCCATCCAGGGCTTCGGTAACGTAGGGGGGAGCATCGCCCAGATCCTGCACGAGAAGGGCCGGAGGGTGGTAGCGGTGAGCGACTCCACCGGCGGGGTATATAACGAGAGCGGCCTGAACATACCGGCGCTGATGTACCATAAGGAAGAGACGGGCTCTGTAAAGGGCTTTGATAAGGCCAGGGACATCACTAACGAGGAGCTTCTGGAGATGGACGTGGATGTGCTGGCGCCTGCGGCGCGTGAGGGTGTCATCACTGCTGCGAACGCCGATAAGATCCATGCGCGGTCGGTTTTGTCTCTTGCCAATGGCCCCGTGGACATGCGGGCGAGCGAGATACTGCATGACCGTGATATCATCGTGATACCCGATGTGCTGGCTAACGGTGGTGGCGTCGTCGTGAGCTACTTCGAGTGGGCCCAGGACCGGGAGGGGTACGGCTGGAGCGGCGCCAAAGTGTCGGCGAACCTTAAGGATGTCATGAAAAAGGCGTTCCGTAGTGTAAATGATGCCTCGAAGGACTATAAGGTCGATATGTATCGTGCTGCCTACCTTGTAGGGATCAAGAATATCGTGCAGGCGATGAAGGCTCGTTCCGTATAA
- the thrC gene encoding threonine synthase: protein MHVRYLQCVRCGRTYPKGEIRYRCDCGDSIEIVYDYAELMGHISWADLRKRTFCHWRYREFYPELKKKNIISMGEGGTGLVRSRNVVKKAGCRELLFKMESLNPTGSFKDRGSTVEISQAKAYGAPELVLASTGNMGASVAAYTARGGIGCGIYVPKNTPRIKLLQMEAHGAAIKRVNGDYTAAMVEARRQFDENHVYLAGDYPYRSEGEKSVSFEIADVLGSDYDYIAVPVGNGTLLHGMWKGLKELTLLGLIDRLPKIIGVQAEGCNTVAKAFMCNTDRIEPVLPHTLMDAVACGDPLDGSWALRALKESKGIAVTCSDNEASCARNMLALEEGIFAELSGALSTAGLIKAYEQGQIENDARVVSVITGHGLKEPEAFKCRVD from the coding sequence ATGCACGTCAGGTACCTCCAGTGCGTCCGGTGCGGCCGCACGTACCCGAAAGGGGAGATACGCTACCGTTGCGACTGCGGGGACAGCATCGAGATCGTCTACGATTACGCTGAATTGATGGGCCACATTAGCTGGGCAGACCTGAGGAAGCGTACGTTCTGCCACTGGCGGTACCGGGAGTTCTATCCTGAGCTGAAGAAAAAGAACATCATCTCCATGGGCGAGGGCGGCACCGGCCTCGTGCGGTCGAGGAACGTCGTGAAAAAGGCCGGGTGCAGAGAGCTTCTTTTTAAGATGGAGAGCCTGAACCCGACGGGGTCATTCAAGGACCGGGGCTCGACGGTCGAGATATCCCAGGCGAAGGCGTATGGCGCCCCGGAGCTCGTGCTCGCGTCGACCGGGAACATGGGCGCCAGCGTGGCCGCCTATACCGCCCGTGGCGGCATCGGCTGTGGCATATACGTCCCGAAGAACACGCCCCGCATCAAGCTGCTCCAGATGGAGGCACACGGGGCCGCCATAAAAAGGGTAAATGGCGACTATACGGCCGCAATGGTGGAGGCCCGTCGGCAGTTCGATGAAAACCATGTGTATCTCGCCGGCGACTACCCGTACAGGAGCGAGGGCGAAAAATCCGTAAGCTTCGAGATCGCCGACGTGCTGGGCTCCGACTACGACTATATCGCCGTGCCCGTCGGCAACGGCACGCTCCTCCACGGCATGTGGAAGGGCCTGAAGGAATTGACGCTTCTGGGCTTGATCGACCGCCTGCCGAAGATCATCGGCGTGCAGGCCGAAGGGTGTAATACCGTGGCGAAGGCTTTCATGTGCAATACGGACCGTATAGAGCCCGTTCTGCCACATACGCTCATGGATGCCGTGGCCTGTGGAGACCCGCTGGACGGGAGCTGGGCGCTGCGTGCTTTAAAGGAGTCAAAGGGCATTGCCGTCACGTGCTCGGACAATGAGGCGAGCTGTGCCCGGAATATGCTGGCCCTTGAGGAGGGCATCTTTGCCGAGCTGTCCGGTGCTTTGAGCACTGCCGGATTGATCAAGGCCTACGAGCAGGGCCAGATAGAAAATGACGCGCGAGTCGTGTCCGTCATCACCGGCCATGGGCTGAAGGAGCCTGAGGCTTTTAAGTGCCGGGTCGACTAA